The genomic segment TTATTACTATTTTCTTGTTTAAATCTCTACCTCCCAGAATACTTCGTCATAGTCCTCCACGGTGGGAATGAACAGACTTCCGCTGCCCGTCTGGTTGGGGTCGGGTGGTGTCAGCTTTGAGCAGTCGATCCATACGGTGAGGACGCCGCCGTGAGCCTGTGCCAGACACTGGTCGGTTACATCAAACTCATAGGTCTTCACCAAGTTGTTGTTCCACACCAGGTCGTAATACAAGTAGTTCTTTAGGTTGCTGCGCGTTCCTGCATAGAGGGCTCCTGAGCGAGTAAACGGCTCGTTGTCACAGAGTCCGAAGGTGGTGAGCTTGCCGCCAATCACATCGCAGTGCTTCCCCTCCACCATCAGGTCTTTCTTCATGCGGGTGTTGAAGTATACCAAGGCCGGCTTGTAACTTGTATGACCCGTGTTCACGTTCGTGCCGCTGGCCATTGACGAAAGAGCTGCATTACCATTTATGCCCTTAATCTTGCCATCCTCGTTGTTATAGAGAATGAACTGCACCAGGTAGATATACACCAGTGGGCGCAGCTTCGCCTCAAGGTGTTTGATGTAGATGTTTTCAACGGGGTCGTACTCATAGTCGCTCAGGTCGTGCGAGATGTAGATGTTCTCTGGATAGGCACCATAGAAAATCTCAGGCTGGTTGAGCAGGCCGATGGCTCCTGTCGAGTCATTACTATTTGAGCGACTCATATCCAGGATGCTTCGCGAGATGCCACGTGTACCTGTTGTAGTGGCCGTGATTGAGTCGAGCGTCTCGTTCATTACCAGCACCTGCGTACCGTCTTTCGAGTCGATGTCACTATAGAACAACATGTCGTAGTAGCCAAACTGGAAGTAGCGGCGGAATCTTGTGGTGTTCGTTGTAAACGCATCCACATTGTCGTGCTTCGCAAACATGTCGTCGCCCTTGAAATATCGGCGCACCTCATAGCGTGTGGGAGTGGGATAGCCGATGCTGCCCCAGATAGAGTCATCCTGCAGGTCCCAGCCATAGTACCAGTCATTCTGCAGGTCCACTTCGTGGTCCCAGATGATGGTCAAGTCGGTCTCGACCTGTGGCGGAATCACCTCCAGGTCCTGTCCAGGCAGGTGCAAAGGTGGCTCAATACACGAGGTCATACTCAGCACCAATGCTATTATATATATAATGTGTAAGCGTTTCATCGTGTCACCTCCTTCTTCTTTCTATAGATGATGTCGTATGTCAGGTGAATACCAGCATTGGTAGGACCAAACCACATAAAGCGGTGGTTACGCTCCTTAAACTTACTGGTACTGCCGTGATAGTCGTAGTAGTAGAGTCCGTCGATGGCGCCATTGATGGGGTTACCCCATACATAGGGGTCGTAAACCGTTACGAACGCACCAACGCTCATGCTCAGTTCCAGTCTTAAGCTACCCTTCTTGTTGAGCTTACATGTGTGGCCAATGCTCAAGCCAGCACCGCCGCCTTCGCCTTCCCAGCCTTTCGTGGCGCTGAAGCCGATGCCATATTTCGTTCCCTCGGCATAGGCTCCCAGGTAAGTGCCCAGAAACTCGCCGCCGCCCTTGAAGTAGCGACGCACCTCTAACTGAGCATCGCGCACCTGGAAGAACTTATGACTGTTCCAATGACGATGGTTATGGAATGTGAATCCTGCATTAAACGTGTAGTGACCAGACAGCGGATAGTATTCCAGCTGGATATTGCCGCCAGGCGCAAAACCGAACTGCGGCACATAAAGGAAATCGTGTATCAGGTTGGTTCTTGCGGCAATCATGTGTCGGCGTGCATAGGCCTTGTCCGCTGTGGTGTCAGGCGTTGTGGGCACAGGCAAGAATGAGGGGAGGGTAGGGATGGCCAGCATCTCGGTCTTTGCCGTGAAGTGATACTTGGGTATGGGCATGTGCTTCGGACTGACCACAAACCACAGCACCACGCGACTCTGACGCAGGGTGGGGAAGTACACCTTCAACAGGCGCTTCCAGGTTTTACCTCCATTCAGTGCCATCAGCTTCTTCTTGCATAGTCGCTCGTTGCCCTTGCAAGCATCCCAGATAGCCTTCACCTTTCTGTATTCCGCATCGCCAGCCAGTTCCATCAGTTTCACCAGATAGGCATAGTCCTCCGTCACGAATTTCGAGTTGGTGGGACGATCGGCAATGGGCTGGTCCAGGTTACTGCTCAAAAACTCTATGAGTCGCTTGGTACGCTCACGACTCAAACGTACGTTGTTGTCGTAAGGACCTTCAGGCGAGGCGGCACCCTTCACGAATATCTCGCGCAGAATCAGGTTGTTCTCCTTGAGCCAGGGAACCAGACTGTCGTTGTAAAGCGTAATAAATGGGTCGCCCTTCTGAAGCTCTGTGCGATTCACCTGAAAACGAATACCACGTG from the Prevotella sp. E15-22 genome contains:
- a CDS encoding DUF3575 domain-containing protein, which gives rise to MAQKPDSLLYKQLADYPFVFVSDSIVTSPPVITDSLFDMIARGIRFQVNRTELQKGDPFITLYNDSLVPWLKENNLILREIFVKGAASPEGPYDNNVRLSRERTKRLIEFLSSNLDQPIADRPTNSKFVTEDYAYLVKLMELAGDAEYRKVKAIWDACKGNERLCKKKLMALNGGKTWKRLLKVYFPTLRQSRVVLWFVVSPKHMPIPKYHFTAKTEMLAIPTLPSFLPVPTTPDTTADKAYARRHMIAARTNLIHDFLYVPQFGFAPGGNIQLEYYPLSGHYTFNAGFTFHNHRHWNSHKFFQVRDAQLEVRRYFKGGGEFLGTYLGAYAEGTKYGIGFSATKGWEGEGGGAGLSIGHTCKLNKKGSLRLELSMSVGAFVTVYDPYVWGNPINGAIDGLYYYDYHGSTSKFKERNHRFMWFGPTNAGIHLTYDIIYRKKKEVTR